In the Chlorobium limicola DSM 245 genome, one interval contains:
- the recD gene encoding exodeoxyribonuclease V subunit alpha, translating to MNIEFCQRSIDRQIAEYLCRSINDETGVMRTVVSLLSQAVGQGNVCLDLEEVAGEVVRIPGREEPLRLPDIERLVSALRSLHTVGRPGEHRPLILDEAGRLYLYRYFRYQETLAEAILARAATETGSPDEAALSESLDRYFGPDESGEDRQRQAALTALRRGFSVISGGPGTGKTTTVVRILGLMLEQPGGERMRIAMAAPTGKAAARLASSIASLRETLPCSEEVKRHLPGQVTTIHRLLGTIPNSTGFRHNARNPLPYDTIIVDEASMVDLPLMTALVTALMPHARLILIGDRDQLASVEAGAVLGDICRAAESSGSAAFSIKGCVTVLDRNYRFGDGSGIASLSRAINSGDAGEALRLLGDPANTTIALEATPTREAVRKRLAARVLEGFRPYLEAETPEEALRLFDHFRILTALREGPWGAAGMNHTVETLLHEAGLLTASTPFYRGRPVLVTENDYTHKLFNGDTGIILPDPETGKQKAYFIASDGTVRSIPPEFLPAHVTAFAMTVHKSQGSEFDRVLMVLPPEDTILLTRELIYTGITRARQAVTVWSDETVFSASVKRRTERRSGLREMLVDKQKSDQDS from the coding sequence ATGAACATTGAGTTTTGCCAGCGATCCATCGACCGCCAGATAGCGGAATATCTCTGCCGTAGTATAAACGACGAAACGGGGGTGATGCGCACCGTGGTTTCGCTGCTCAGCCAGGCGGTGGGGCAGGGGAATGTCTGCCTCGACCTCGAAGAGGTGGCCGGAGAGGTTGTGCGGATTCCGGGCCGGGAGGAGCCGCTGCGTCTGCCCGACATAGAGCGCCTTGTTTCTGCACTCCGTTCGCTTCACACGGTCGGCAGGCCGGGTGAGCACCGCCCGCTGATCCTCGACGAAGCAGGACGGCTCTATCTCTACCGTTACTTCCGCTATCAGGAGACGCTCGCCGAGGCCATTCTCGCCCGTGCTGCAACGGAGACCGGCAGCCCCGACGAAGCCGCGCTTTCCGAAAGTCTCGACCGCTACTTCGGCCCCGACGAATCGGGGGAGGATCGTCAGCGGCAGGCGGCACTCACGGCGCTCAGGAGAGGCTTTTCGGTTATCTCCGGCGGCCCAGGCACGGGAAAGACCACCACGGTGGTGCGCATTCTCGGTCTTATGCTGGAACAGCCCGGCGGAGAGCGGATGCGCATCGCCATGGCAGCACCAACGGGAAAGGCAGCCGCACGCCTCGCCTCGTCGATAGCATCGCTCCGGGAGACCTTGCCCTGCTCCGAAGAGGTGAAACGCCATCTGCCCGGCCAGGTCACCACCATTCACCGGCTGCTCGGCACCATTCCCAATTCGACCGGATTTCGCCATAACGCCCGTAATCCGCTTCCGTACGATACTATCATCGTCGATGAAGCCTCGATGGTCGATCTGCCGCTCATGACCGCCCTCGTCACGGCGCTTATGCCGCATGCCCGTCTTATCCTCATCGGCGACCGCGACCAGCTCGCCTCGGTCGAAGCCGGAGCCGTACTCGGCGATATCTGCCGCGCTGCCGAATCTTCCGGCTCCGCAGCTTTTTCCATCAAAGGGTGCGTCACCGTGCTCGACCGCAACTACCGTTTCGGCGACGGTTCCGGCATCGCATCCCTCAGTCGCGCCATCAACAGCGGAGACGCAGGTGAAGCCCTCCGGCTGCTTGGCGACCCGGCCAACACCACCATCGCCCTCGAAGCCACGCCGACGCGTGAAGCCGTCAGGAAGCGCCTTGCAGCTCGGGTACTCGAAGGCTTCCGCCCATACCTCGAAGCCGAAACTCCGGAAGAAGCCCTGCGCCTTTTTGACCACTTCCGCATCCTCACCGCCCTCCGCGAAGGCCCCTGGGGAGCCGCCGGCATGAACCACACGGTCGAAACCCTGCTCCATGAAGCGGGACTCCTCACGGCCAGCACCCCGTTCTACCGCGGCAGACCCGTGCTCGTCACCGAAAACGACTACACCCACAAACTCTTCAACGGCGACACCGGCATCATTCTCCCTGACCCCGAAACCGGCAAGCAGAAAGCATATTTCATCGCCTCCGACGGCACCGTCCGCTCCATCCCCCCTGAGTTCCTCCCGGCGCACGTAACCGCCTTCGCCATGACGGTACATAAAAGCCAAGGCTCCGAATTCGACCGGGTACTCATGGTGCTCCCGCCTGAGGACACTATTCTCCTGACAAGAGAACTGATCTATACAGGCATTACAAGAGCACGGCAGGCCGTTACGGTGTGGAGCGATGAAACTGTCTTCAGTGCTTCGGTAAAGCGCAGGACGGAGCGGAGGAGTGGGTTGAGGGAGATGCTTGTAGATAAACAAAAATCAGATCAGGATAGCTGA
- a CDS encoding transposase, which produces MPRGARLDAPGTLHHVMMRGIEQGSIVRDDSDRTEFLRRIGLLAKTSGTGIYAFALMTNHAHILLKSGSIGLSLYMRRLLSGYAQYFNRRHKRVGHLFQNRYKSVICEEEAYFDKLVAYIHLNPLRAGLVSSLRELALYPWGGHAVIMKKVRCSWLEREYVLHCFGSREGAAREAYLAFLEEEMGVDREKEFSGGGLLRSHGGWEQVQSMRKKGTKVLSDERILGSDAFVRDVLKEAEERMALPLSADDRSRLINEDIEQECRKAGITEAFLRSGSRSGILASIRKRLALKFVYDYGLSMAETGRRLGVTTNAVGYMVRNR; this is translated from the coding sequence ATGCCACGAGGAGCGAGACTTGACGCGCCGGGAACGCTGCATCATGTGATGATGCGGGGCATCGAACAGGGAAGTATCGTTCGTGACGATAGCGACAGAACGGAATTTCTTCGCCGTATTGGATTGTTGGCGAAAACATCTGGGACAGGCATCTACGCCTTTGCCCTGATGACGAACCATGCGCATATCCTGCTCAAAAGCGGATCCATTGGATTGTCTCTTTACATGCGCAGGCTATTGTCGGGATATGCGCAATATTTCAACCGACGCCATAAACGGGTCGGCCATCTTTTTCAGAACCGGTACAAATCGGTTATCTGCGAAGAAGAGGCATACTTCGACAAACTCGTGGCATACATCCACCTCAATCCGTTGCGGGCTGGACTTGTTTCCTCACTGCGAGAGCTGGCCTTGTATCCCTGGGGCGGGCATGCGGTAATCATGAAAAAGGTACGCTGTAGCTGGCTGGAGAGGGAATATGTGCTGCACTGTTTCGGAAGCAGGGAAGGTGCGGCAAGAGAAGCGTATCTGGCTTTTCTTGAAGAAGAAATGGGCGTCGATCGTGAAAAGGAATTTTCCGGAGGCGGGTTGCTTCGTTCGCATGGCGGCTGGGAGCAGGTACAATCCATGCGTAAAAAAGGCACCAAAGTGCTCAGCGACGAGCGGATTCTCGGCAGTGATGCGTTTGTTCGTGACGTGTTGAAAGAAGCGGAAGAGCGCATGGCGCTGCCGTTATCGGCAGACGATCGTTCGAGGTTGATTAACGAGGATATTGAACAGGAATGCCGTAAAGCAGGAATAACGGAGGCATTTCTGCGATCCGGAAGCAGGAGCGGCATTTTGGCGTCGATTAGAAAAAGGCTTGCACTGAAGTTTGTCTATGATTATGGTTTATCGATGGCCGAAACTGGAAGGAGGTTGGGAGTGACGACGAATGCGGTGGGCTATATGGTGAGAAACAGGTGA
- the recB gene encoding exodeoxyribonuclease V subunit beta produces MTIRILDHSTVPLSGMNLIEASAGTGKTWAITSLYLRLLLEKELRPEQILVVTYTEAATRELHARIRRRIRQALDAMRGDPTDDPFLIDLCDRAAQAGEEERAALLLEAALAEFDTAAIFTIHGFCNRALQDHAFESGALYDTEIVTDQSALAREVIDDFWRERFFGSADRLLGYALLKGWSPDAFMAFLKSLQLSGRDEVIPVYGEAEIARIGHEAEAAFDEVRRIWSEEKEPVSALLRTGKGLSRSEKAYRADRVEQLLSDMEVFVAAGNPFGLFDGFDKLTASGIASGTKSSGTAPSHPLFDTCERLQAAADERLQALKSEVVAFYRKRLPERKKERNIRFFDDLLADLYQALQGGCEIAATPGGLEASAIIEIGLEAAALAEALRNRYRAALIDEFQDTDPVQYDIFRRIYAGSEAPLFLIGDPKQAIYSFRGADIFAYLQAASDVGRERSFTLNTNWRSVPKLLDGFNLLFDSARHPFVFDNIPSPPLVAGKELPRDAESPVPPLEICLLRSGDGDGSLKSGESERFAAGACASMVTETINGGSDAGDIAVIVRTHRQARMMQTALRECGIVSVMRSDESVFASVEAEEVRILVTALAEPGRESLVRAALVTPLFGLNGSDIARLNDDENAWVERLQQFREYHRLWQECGFMVMVRELMRREAVRERLLALSGSSGERALTNVLHCFELLHREAHSRGLGMEGLVTWFGERVAAKEPGEEYQIRLESDEPAVRIVTAHVSKGLQYPIVFCPFQFGGGNGSGDVVLFHDDDGRMKRDFGSRAIERHRALASREFLAENLRLFYVALTRAERRCIFFTARIVDARQSGRTPMLSPSSYLLYVSDEASQSPRLIGEAQQELAALDAGTMAERLQNISDESGGAIRLRRLSLDDDLTVPLIRTAAADSPSFALREFTASLETDWRIASFTTLSRHHHMAFELPDRDESTPEQQAAAAPAVLPDTDRSIFAFPKGAGAGILMHSIFETLDFANAIDDTSESHIEEASIRALDRYGYERHWQPCLTGMVQQVLRTELSSQEGNFTLGGLRQGSWSTELEFFFPLRHVTSPRLSELLMRHGVIPNGADPAAALQALDFTPVKGMLMGFMDMVFEAKGRYYLLDWKSNHLGNAVEAYHRERLGKAMQENLYRLQYLLYTVALDRFLSLRVPGYRYDTHFGGAIYVFLRGVSVERGEEYGFYRDLPSEALIRELQELLIETETGTGESEA; encoded by the coding sequence ATGACGATACGCATTCTCGATCACTCCACGGTGCCGCTTTCGGGCATGAACCTCATTGAGGCGAGCGCCGGCACGGGCAAAACCTGGGCGATCACCTCGCTCTACCTTCGGCTGCTGCTTGAAAAGGAGCTGCGGCCCGAACAGATTCTTGTGGTTACCTATACCGAAGCCGCCACCAGGGAGCTGCATGCGCGCATTCGCCGCCGCATCCGACAGGCGCTCGATGCCATGCGCGGAGATCCGACGGACGACCCATTCCTTATCGACCTCTGCGATCGCGCCGCACAGGCAGGGGAGGAGGAGCGGGCCGCCCTGCTGCTTGAAGCCGCACTTGCCGAGTTCGACACGGCCGCAATCTTCACCATTCACGGTTTCTGCAATCGCGCCCTGCAGGATCACGCCTTCGAGAGCGGAGCGCTCTACGACACCGAGATTGTCACCGACCAGTCGGCGCTTGCGCGGGAGGTGATCGACGATTTCTGGCGTGAACGCTTTTTCGGCAGTGCCGACCGCCTGCTCGGCTATGCGCTGCTCAAGGGGTGGTCTCCGGACGCCTTCATGGCCTTCCTGAAATCCCTGCAGCTTTCGGGGCGTGACGAGGTGATCCCGGTCTATGGCGAGGCGGAAATCGCCCGGATCGGGCATGAAGCAGAGGCGGCTTTCGACGAGGTGCGCCGCATCTGGAGCGAAGAAAAGGAGCCGGTTTCGGCGCTCCTCCGCACAGGCAAGGGGCTCAGCCGTTCCGAAAAAGCCTACCGGGCGGACAGGGTGGAGCAGCTGCTCTCCGACATGGAGGTTTTCGTGGCCGCCGGAAACCCCTTCGGCCTTTTCGACGGCTTCGACAAGCTCACCGCTTCAGGCATCGCAAGCGGTACCAAATCCTCCGGCACCGCTCCCTCGCATCCGCTCTTCGACACCTGCGAACGTCTGCAGGCGGCCGCTGACGAGCGGTTGCAAGCCCTGAAATCGGAGGTGGTGGCGTTTTACCGCAAGCGGTTGCCGGAGCGCAAGAAAGAGCGCAACATCCGTTTTTTCGACGATCTGCTCGCCGACCTTTATCAGGCACTCCAAGGCGGATGTGAGATCGCGGCCACCCCAGGTGGCCTTGAAGCCTCCGCGATTATAGAAATCGGCCTTGAGGCCGCCGCACTTGCCGAAGCGCTTCGGAACCGGTACCGCGCAGCCCTGATCGACGAGTTCCAGGACACCGATCCGGTGCAGTACGACATTTTCCGGCGCATCTATGCCGGTTCGGAGGCGCCGCTCTTCCTGATCGGCGATCCCAAGCAGGCGATCTACAGTTTCCGCGGAGCCGACATTTTCGCCTATCTGCAGGCCGCCAGTGACGTCGGCCGGGAGCGCAGCTTCACGCTCAACACCAACTGGCGTTCGGTGCCGAAATTGCTTGACGGTTTCAACCTGCTTTTCGACAGCGCGCGTCACCCCTTCGTGTTCGACAATATACCCTCGCCGCCTCTCGTGGCGGGAAAGGAACTGCCCCGGGATGCCGAATCTCCGGTGCCGCCGCTTGAAATCTGCCTTCTCCGATCCGGCGACGGCGACGGCAGTCTGAAGAGCGGAGAGTCCGAACGGTTCGCTGCCGGAGCCTGCGCATCCATGGTTACGGAAACCATCAACGGAGGCTCCGATGCGGGCGACATTGCCGTGATCGTGCGCACCCACAGGCAGGCCCGGATGATGCAGACCGCACTCCGTGAGTGTGGCATCGTCTCCGTCATGCGCAGCGACGAAAGCGTCTTCGCCTCCGTCGAGGCCGAGGAGGTGCGCATTCTCGTGACGGCGCTCGCCGAACCGGGCCGCGAGTCGCTCGTGCGTGCCGCCCTCGTTACGCCGCTTTTCGGGCTGAACGGCAGCGATATCGCTCGCCTCAACGACGACGAAAACGCCTGGGTGGAGCGGTTGCAGCAGTTCCGCGAGTACCACCGTCTCTGGCAGGAGTGCGGCTTCATGGTCATGGTTCGCGAACTGATGCGCCGCGAAGCCGTGCGCGAGCGCCTGCTGGCCCTTTCCGGATCGTCCGGCGAGCGCGCCCTGACCAACGTGCTTCACTGCTTCGAGCTGCTGCACCGTGAGGCGCACAGCCGGGGGCTCGGCATGGAGGGGCTGGTCACCTGGTTCGGCGAACGGGTTGCGGCAAAGGAGCCCGGCGAGGAGTACCAGATCCGGCTCGAAAGCGACGAACCTGCCGTCCGGATCGTCACCGCCCATGTGAGCAAGGGGCTGCAGTACCCGATTGTGTTCTGCCCCTTCCAGTTCGGCGGCGGGAACGGAAGCGGGGATGTTGTGCTGTTCCATGACGACGACGGACGGATGAAGAGGGATTTCGGGTCGCGGGCGATAGAGCGCCACCGGGCGCTGGCCTCGCGCGAATTCCTCGCCGAGAACCTGCGCCTCTTCTATGTCGCCCTGACGAGGGCCGAACGGCGCTGCATTTTCTTCACCGCCCGGATCGTCGATGCACGCCAGTCCGGCCGTACCCCGATGCTTTCGCCCTCTTCCTATCTGCTCTACGTTTCGGACGAGGCCAGTCAGAGTCCCAGGCTGATCGGAGAGGCGCAGCAAGAGCTTGCCGCGCTCGATGCCGGGACGATGGCGGAAAGGCTTCAGAATATCTCGGACGAATCTGGCGGAGCGATCCGGCTCAGGCGTCTCTCCCTCGACGACGATCTCACGGTGCCTCTCATTCGAACCGCAGCGGCCGATTCTCCTTCGTTTGCGCTTCGGGAGTTCACAGCGAGTCTCGAAACCGACTGGCGGATCGCGAGTTTCACCACCCTCAGCCGCCACCATCACATGGCCTTCGAGCTGCCCGACCGCGACGAAAGCACTCCGGAGCAGCAGGCAGCCGCCGCTCCGGCTGTGCTGCCCGACACGGATCGCTCCATCTTCGCCTTCCCGAAAGGGGCAGGAGCGGGCATCCTCATGCACTCGATCTTCGAAACGCTCGATTTCGCCAATGCTATTGACGATACCTCTGAGAGCCACATAGAAGAGGCTTCCATCAGGGCGCTCGACCGCTACGGATACGAACGCCACTGGCAGCCCTGCCTGACCGGGATGGTGCAGCAGGTGCTCCGGACGGAGCTCTCCTCGCAGGAGGGGAACTTCACTCTCGGCGGGCTCCGGCAGGGGAGCTGGAGCACCGAGCTGGAGTTTTTCTTCCCGCTCCGGCACGTCACCTCGCCCCGGCTTTCGGAACTGCTCATGAGGCACGGCGTCATTCCAAACGGTGCCGATCCCGCTGCCGCCCTGCAGGCGCTCGATTTTACGCCGGTCAAGGGGATGCTGATGGGATTCATGGACATGGTGTTCGAAGCGAAGGGGCGCTACTATCTGCTCGACTGGAAATCGAACCACCTCGGCAACGCCGTCGAAGCGTACCATCGGGAGAGGCTCGGCAAGGCGATGCAGGAGAACCTCTACCGGCTGCAGTACCTGCTCTACACGGTGGCGCTCGACCGTTTTCTCTCGCTGCGCGTGCCCGGCTACCGCTACGACACCCACTTCGGCGGTGCGATCTACGTTTTCCTGCGCGGAGTCAGCGTCGAACGGGGCGAGGAGTACGGCTTCTACCGCGATCTGCCGTCAGAAGCGCTGATCCGCGAATTGCAGGAACTGCTGATCGAAACGGAAACAGGAACAGGGGAGAGCGAAGCATGA
- a CDS encoding 5'-methylthioadenosine/S-adenosylhomocysteine nucleosidase family protein, which yields MGYQEIKLEDLIKIVQCDIALIVTATDTETEATHKKLSPLNGYSNILQAYDDANTYYGGVFGKYKVVHVQSNMGAIGRDSAIMTISNAIRTLSPKFVIMIGIAFGVDEKKQKIGDVLVSEGVLPYNNKRVGEKTIQRGLPAPASKILLNRFKSLKTWQYLINDSIFAEKIISPILSGEELIDNIDRRNELIKEFPVSKGGEMEGAGLFAACDGNVDWILVKGICDFADGNKSMNKKENQEIAINSALSLCLELFNSSYAFSVLGLTPIKDKSDVLYSFDQMFVDEILFEIYNKTSDRYYVIREQDMLFNRIMEQYCIWVHGISGCGKTNLILRSLILNEVDYTPISLASCIDLNVVELFGQILYDLEIKFGKLQNPLFNDTFSNICRNILFLLEYNCAYKKHVVFIEEIPISSENDYKEFVSHFFSLLISKKQNHGLNKVKFVLSSIKNPTDHIKPIQQKIHQQVKFIELKNWDSDDIDKLIDLICEQLNINLDEDLVVELKCKSKGSPRFVKKYFRNILAYYISDKINYKEVISETERELKNFHYE from the coding sequence ATGGGTTACCAAGAAATAAAACTTGAAGATCTTATAAAGATAGTTCAGTGTGATATTGCTTTAATTGTTACTGCTACAGATACAGAAACAGAAGCTACACACAAAAAGCTTTCACCTCTAAATGGTTATTCCAATATTCTACAAGCATATGACGATGCTAATACATATTATGGAGGTGTCTTTGGGAAATATAAAGTTGTACATGTACAAAGTAATATGGGGGCGATAGGAAGGGATAGTGCTATAATGACTATTTCAAATGCAATCAGGACTTTATCTCCAAAGTTTGTGATAATGATAGGTATTGCTTTTGGTGTTGATGAAAAAAAACAGAAAATCGGAGATGTTTTAGTTTCTGAAGGAGTATTGCCATATAACAACAAAAGAGTTGGTGAAAAAACAATTCAACGAGGTCTGCCTGCTCCGGCTAGCAAAATTCTTTTAAATAGATTTAAGTCTCTTAAAACATGGCAATATCTAATAAATGATTCGATTTTTGCAGAAAAAATAATATCACCAATTTTGTCTGGTGAGGAGTTAATTGATAATATTGATAGACGAAATGAACTGATTAAGGAATTCCCTGTTTCGAAAGGTGGAGAAATGGAAGGTGCCGGTCTATTTGCAGCATGTGATGGAAATGTAGATTGGATTCTTGTTAAGGGAATATGTGATTTTGCTGATGGAAATAAAAGTATGAATAAAAAGGAAAATCAAGAAATTGCAATTAATTCAGCTTTAAGTTTATGTCTTGAGCTTTTCAACTCATCTTATGCGTTTTCAGTTTTAGGGCTTACGCCTATTAAGGATAAATCAGATGTTTTATATTCATTTGATCAAATGTTTGTAGATGAAATTCTTTTTGAGATTTATAATAAAACAAGTGATCGCTATTATGTTATAAGAGAGCAGGATATGTTATTCAACAGAATCATGGAGCAGTATTGTATCTGGGTGCATGGCATTTCTGGGTGCGGAAAAACTAATTTGATATTAAGAAGTCTTATATTAAATGAGGTTGATTATACTCCGATTTCATTGGCTTCATGTATTGATCTTAATGTTGTCGAATTATTTGGACAAATTTTGTATGATTTAGAAATAAAGTTTGGAAAACTTCAAAATCCTTTATTTAATGATACATTTTCAAATATATGTAGAAATATTCTTTTTTTATTGGAATATAATTGTGCGTATAAAAAACATGTTGTTTTTATAGAAGAAATTCCTATTTCAAGCGAAAATGATTACAAGGAATTTGTCTCACATTTTTTCTCTTTGCTTATTTCTAAGAAGCAAAATCATGGCTTAAATAAAGTAAAATTTGTACTATCTTCAATAAAAAATCCAACAGATCATATTAAACCTATTCAGCAAAAAATACATCAACAGGTTAAGTTTATTGAATTAAAGAATTGGGACTCTGATGATATCGATAAGTTGATTGATTTGATATGTGAACAGCTAAATATTAATCTTGATGAGGACTTAGTTGTTGAACTTAAATGTAAGTCAAAAGGTTCGCCAAGGTTTGTGAAAAAATATTTTAGAAATATTTTAGCATATTATATATCTGATAAAATAAACTATAAAGAAGTGATATCTGAAACCGAACGAGAACTTAAGAATTTCCATTATGAATAA
- a CDS encoding ATP-binding protein, with protein MNKLLKPYTIIPSELYVKRDADRQLLNIINDMGRPGYVLVSRQMGKTNLLLNAKREAETSDDIFIYIDLSNPFPTAKDCFENIIDAILEIYGDSLHGLTIEIKEARKNIIDIPPHKQHENELRKIIKSISGKLVIILDEIDALTKTTYSDRIFSQIRSVYFARVNFPELKRLTYILSGVIEPSEIIKDSKISPFNIGQKIFLNDFEYDEFIDFIAKAQLSLSDELLKYIYSLTHGNPRITWDVCAEIENCAETEITIEIIDYIINKLYLISYDRPPVDNIRELIKADSELRDAIVEIEYKKGEAISDRVKSKLYLAGIINYTNGNINIKNEIIKKAINLEWINSINEEQKGLAKIALEHFENEEFAQCLNSFKRFLQDNKFQKSDSSIYYYYMGYSAYRISLTDEALKYLNNTSFDEEDETRLYYLTHNLKGLLYFYNGDLDESLQNFKIVLSRGKKDEIYARALVNFGSISLKSDKAIHIDEAKKIFIEIINEKSIDASQLDKELLDEIKSISFYNLAQISKDNDTIEKTLEYYKKAIDVAPIKVKTKIILGYLSVVDNEVKKKEVLIELVKLIKNPEIKLGEFDPDKPMNFDYEQFKEVVIYIKSINDKELYDQVKDIIRNHGSKCFAENLYEISIYCINNSLPLNAANEIWAEIYKNKDNLDYAVSKDIIFKTVKMLCFITNKKDDEDVLAEYMEMFKNERLERVDTIDIINFANYIHILIKKKNIKAALDYINLINSYKKKTAEESLISYLIIHNIELNIHLSLYNLNQSKEIAEIIMRMANDSKVCKYSNILGEDGLTIIKSNAESVLKQKNNILFPIRSERKIGRNDKVKVRFKTGEIKEGKYKKYINDIESGKCVVI; from the coding sequence ATGAATAAATTATTAAAGCCATATACGATAATTCCTTCTGAGTTATATGTGAAAAGAGATGCGGATAGGCAATTACTTAATATTATCAATGATATGGGGCGGCCTGGCTATGTTCTCGTGTCGCGTCAAATGGGTAAAACAAATCTTTTGTTAAATGCTAAACGTGAAGCGGAAACATCTGATGATATTTTTATTTATATTGACTTATCTAATCCCTTTCCTACAGCTAAAGATTGTTTCGAAAATATAATTGATGCAATTTTGGAAATTTATGGGGATAGTTTACATGGTTTGACAATTGAAATAAAAGAAGCCAGAAAAAATATAATAGATATTCCTCCGCATAAACAACATGAAAACGAATTACGAAAAATAATTAAATCTATATCTGGTAAGCTTGTTATAATTTTAGATGAAATAGATGCTTTAACAAAGACAACTTATTCTGATAGGATTTTTTCACAAATAAGAAGTGTTTATTTTGCAAGAGTAAATTTTCCTGAGCTAAAAAGATTGACATACATCCTTTCAGGAGTTATCGAGCCATCAGAAATTATAAAAGATTCAAAAATATCACCATTCAATATTGGTCAAAAAATATTTTTAAATGACTTTGAATATGATGAGTTTATTGATTTTATAGCTAAAGCTCAGCTAAGTCTTTCAGATGAATTATTAAAATATATCTACAGTTTGACTCACGGTAATCCAAGGATTACTTGGGATGTTTGTGCCGAGATTGAAAACTGTGCTGAAACAGAAATTACAATAGAGATAATTGATTATATTATTAATAAGCTTTACTTGATTTCATATGATAGGCCACCTGTGGATAATATAAGAGAACTTATTAAAGCCGATTCAGAACTAAGAGACGCAATAGTTGAAATAGAATATAAAAAAGGAGAGGCGATTTCTGATAGAGTCAAAAGTAAGCTTTATTTAGCTGGAATAATTAATTATACAAATGGAAATATAAATATAAAAAATGAAATCATAAAAAAGGCAATTAATCTTGAATGGATTAATTCGATAAATGAAGAGCAAAAGGGGCTAGCTAAAATCGCTCTTGAGCATTTTGAAAATGAAGAGTTTGCGCAGTGCTTAAACTCATTTAAACGTTTTTTACAAGATAATAAATTTCAAAAATCAGATAGTTCCATTTATTATTATTATATGGGATATTCTGCTTACAGAATTTCATTGACAGATGAAGCATTAAAATATTTAAACAATACAAGCTTTGATGAAGAAGATGAGACTCGTTTATACTATTTGACTCATAACTTAAAAGGATTGTTATATTTTTATAATGGCGATTTAGATGAAAGTTTACAAAACTTCAAAATTGTTTTATCACGAGGAAAGAAAGATGAGATTTATGCCAGAGCTCTTGTTAATTTCGGAAGCATATCATTGAAGTCCGATAAGGCAATTCATATTGATGAAGCAAAAAAAATATTTATTGAAATCATAAATGAAAAAAGTATTGATGCATCACAATTAGATAAAGAGTTACTTGATGAGATTAAATCAATATCTTTTTACAATCTTGCTCAAATATCAAAAGATAATGATACAATCGAAAAAACGTTAGAATACTATAAAAAAGCTATTGACGTTGCTCCAATAAAAGTAAAGACGAAAATTATTTTAGGTTACTTATCTGTTGTTGATAATGAAGTTAAGAAAAAAGAAGTTTTAATCGAGCTTGTTAAGCTAATAAAAAATCCTGAAATAAAGCTTGGAGAGTTTGATCCTGACAAGCCAATGAACTTTGATTACGAGCAATTTAAAGAAGTTGTGATATATATTAAATCAATTAATGATAAGGAGTTGTATGATCAAGTTAAAGATATAATAAGAAATCATGGTTCAAAGTGTTTTGCGGAAAACTTATATGAGATTTCAATTTATTGCATTAATAATTCTCTTCCTCTTAATGCTGCTAATGAGATCTGGGCTGAGATTTATAAAAATAAAGATAATTTAGATTATGCAGTCAGTAAAGATATAATCTTTAAAACTGTTAAAATGTTATGTTTTATTACTAATAAAAAAGATGATGAAGATGTATTAGCTGAATATATGGAAATGTTTAAAAATGAAAGACTTGAGAGAGTTGATACAATTGATATTATTAATTTCGCAAATTATATTCATATTCTCATTAAGAAAAAGAATATAAAAGCGGCTTTAGATTATATTAATTTAATTAATTCTTATAAAAAGAAAACAGCAGAGGAGTCTTTGATTAGTTACTTGATAATTCACAATATCGAGCTTAATATCCATTTAAGCTTATACAATTTGAATCAATCAAAAGAGATTGCTGAAATAATTATGCGGATGGCAAATGACAGTAAAGTATGTAAATACAGCAATATATTAGGTGAAGATGGTTTGACTATAATAAAATCTAACGCAGAGTCAGTGCTTAAACAAAAAAATAATATTTTATTTCCAATAAGATCTGAACGAAAGATTGGTAGAAATGATAAGGTAAAGGTAAGGTTTAAAACTGGTGAAATAAAAGAGGGAAAGTATAAAAAATATATAAATGATATTGAGTCTGGCAAATGTGTAGTGATCTAG